One Myxococcales bacterium genomic region harbors:
- a CDS encoding TetR/AcrR family transcriptional regulator, translated as MASTKGARPTSSTKRVSSRPPRTASRGAPRAKKRDEYHHGDLRRALLDQAVAMLTVDGRADFSLRDLARRLGVSHGAPSHHFADKGALLDAIAAEGFRGLADAMLAAKALDASPTERLAASGMAYVRFAVTHPAHVRVMFGKAPSETPSDECLAESLRAYTTLVDLATAAVGPGATEDEVRRAVLVAWTSVHGLALLWLEGEGPVRSMAGGTEEGLVAMAREVTDMLSKAISRQRR; from the coding sequence GTGGCATCGACCAAAGGCGCGCGCCCCACGAGCTCGACGAAGAGGGTCTCCTCGAGGCCTCCCCGTACGGCCTCGCGCGGGGCGCCGCGCGCCAAGAAGCGGGACGAGTACCATCACGGCGATCTCCGCCGTGCGCTGCTCGATCAGGCCGTCGCGATGCTCACGGTCGACGGCCGCGCCGACTTCTCGCTCCGAGACCTTGCGCGTCGGCTCGGGGTCTCGCACGGGGCTCCCTCGCATCACTTCGCCGATAAGGGAGCGCTCCTCGACGCCATCGCGGCCGAGGGGTTCCGTGGCCTCGCGGACGCGATGCTCGCGGCGAAGGCGCTCGACGCGAGCCCCACCGAGCGGCTCGCCGCCTCCGGCATGGCGTACGTGCGGTTCGCCGTGACCCACCCCGCGCACGTGCGGGTCATGTTCGGAAAGGCGCCCTCCGAGACACCGAGCGACGAGTGCCTCGCCGAGTCCCTGCGGGCGTACACGACCCTCGTCGACTTGGCGACGGCCGCCGTCGGGCCCGGCGCGACCGAGGACGAGGTGCGCCGCGCGGTCCTCGTCGCGTGGACGTCCGTGCACGGGCTCGCGCTCCTGTGGCTCGAGGGCGAGGGGCCCGTGCGCTCGATGGCAGGAGGCACGGAAGAGGGGCTCGTCGCCATGGCGCGCGAGGTCACCGACATGCTTTCGAAGGCGATAAGTCGCCAGAGGCGCTGA
- a CDS encoding radical SAM protein yields the protein MAKEDTLVIHEIYASIQGESTFAGLPCTFVRTTGCNLRCTWCDTPHAFYGGTRMPRAEVLAKALATGTKLVELTGGEPLLQPGVRLLLRELCDADRTVLIETSGEADISGLDPRVHKIMDIKAPGSGESHRNRWSNLEHLGPGDEVKFVLASREDYEFMRVVLRDRGVLSRTKNVLASTVFGKLAARALVAWVMEDALPVRVQLQMHKYIWSPETQGV from the coding sequence GTGGCCAAAGAAGACACCCTCGTCATCCACGAGATTTACGCGAGCATCCAGGGCGAATCGACGTTCGCCGGCCTTCCGTGCACCTTCGTGCGCACGACGGGCTGCAACCTGCGCTGCACCTGGTGCGACACGCCTCACGCGTTCTACGGCGGCACACGCATGCCTCGCGCCGAGGTACTCGCGAAGGCCCTCGCCACGGGCACGAAGCTCGTCGAGCTCACGGGCGGTGAGCCGCTGCTGCAGCCCGGGGTGCGTCTGCTCCTCCGCGAGCTCTGCGACGCCGATCGCACGGTGCTCATCGAGACGAGCGGCGAGGCCGACATCTCCGGGCTCGACCCGCGGGTGCACAAAATCATGGACATCAAGGCCCCGGGCTCGGGCGAGTCGCACCGGAACCGCTGGTCGAACCTCGAGCACCTCGGCCCGGGCGACGAGGTGAAGTTCGTGCTCGCGAGCCGCGAGGACTACGAGTTCATGCGCGTGGTGCTGCGCGATCGGGGCGTCCTCTCGCGGACGAAGAACGTGCTCGCGAGCACCGTGTTCGGCAAGCTCGCCGCGCGCGCGCTCGTCGCGTGGGTCATGGAAGACGCGCTCCCCGTGCGGGTGCAGCTCCAGATGCACAAGTACATCTGGAGCCCCGAGACCCAAGGCGTCTGA
- a CDS encoding sigma-70 family RNA polymerase sigma factor produces the protein MAPRLEELETHRKAIYGHCYRMLGSVVDADDAVQETMVRAWKGLEGFDGRSSPKTWLHRIATNVCIDALGAKKRRFRPMDEASPGTPEDAIEDRPREHWLEPVPTSAILVDGATPAEALVQRESVRLAFVSALQSLPPKPRAALLLTDVVGLSADEAASCLETSVASVTSALQRARATLSTPPVPEPERLDAGKTALLERYVTAFHAYDVEALVSLVREDVTFNMPPIALWLSSREHVRAWLLGRGAGCRGSRLLPIDVAGAPGFAQYRAKPEGGHVAWGAIVLDVREGAIASWTTFLDVETLFPRFGLPLELPVE, from the coding sequence ATGGCGCCCCGCCTCGAAGAGCTCGAGACCCACCGCAAGGCGATCTACGGCCACTGCTACCGCATGCTCGGCTCCGTGGTCGACGCCGACGACGCCGTGCAAGAGACCATGGTGCGCGCGTGGAAGGGGCTCGAGGGCTTCGACGGGCGCTCGTCTCCGAAGACGTGGCTCCACCGCATCGCCACGAACGTGTGCATCGACGCGCTCGGCGCGAAGAAGCGGCGCTTTCGCCCGATGGACGAGGCCTCGCCCGGCACCCCCGAGGACGCCATCGAAGACCGCCCACGGGAGCACTGGCTCGAGCCGGTCCCCACCTCGGCCATCCTCGTCGACGGCGCGACGCCCGCCGAAGCCCTCGTTCAGCGCGAGAGCGTGCGGCTCGCGTTCGTGTCGGCGCTTCAAAGCCTCCCGCCGAAGCCGCGGGCCGCGCTCCTCTTGACCGACGTGGTCGGGCTCTCGGCCGACGAGGCCGCGTCGTGCCTCGAGACGAGCGTCGCGTCGGTCACGAGCGCCCTCCAGCGCGCGCGCGCCACGCTCTCCACGCCGCCCGTGCCCGAGCCCGAGCGCCTCGACGCGGGAAAAACCGCGCTGCTCGAGCGGTATGTCACGGCCTTTCACGCGTACGACGTCGAGGCGCTCGTGTCGCTCGTGCGGGAGGACGTGACCTTCAACATGCCGCCGATCGCGCTCTGGCTCTCGTCGCGTGAGCACGTGCGCGCGTGGCTGCTCGGGCGCGGCGCGGGCTGCCGTGGCTCGCGGCTCCTCCCGATCGACGTGGCGGGCGCGCCGGGGTTCGCGCAGTACCGGGCCAAACCCGAAGGGGGACACGTCGCGTGGGGAGCGATCGTGCTCGACGTCCGCGAGGGCGCCATCGCCTCGTGGACCACCTTCCTCGACGTCGAGACCTTGTTCCCGCGCTTCGGCTTGCCCCTCGAGCTCCCCGTCGAATGA
- a CDS encoding sel1 repeat family protein yields MKSLSKIVLARALVTSLVASALVGCGTGAAGNAVRPKETTAAEGLGEGACREADSSGEPLVVDWKPEQRGDLELVMKENVAVVAYSCKGIKLLKECKVDGKYGFLGMSKKEQVVRLTSADEVKANLPLGGASIAGSLAGGSTLDVAMVMVGKVKTTWAKISADELQGDCAGATHFVKGAMVGAFVMETGTKGEVKTAAQMFGAGASGQSSSEKNVKNKDGDVADCSKASPDDKKAPGQCQAFIRLELKAIAPKATEAKPTEAKPEAPKAPEVAAVETGCPKGLVMTEGKCADPKSAAAYTCSGKDVAECQEQCKKGSTASCGAAGALVASGTGGATRDDAKARELLGKGCDGGDTKSCSNLGVMLAQGRGGAKDAAGAAKKLEKGCADADALACGTLGMLTKTGEGVSKDEAKAAQLLSKACEGGHDLACATAGKMLVDGAGAAKDVTKGADFLKRACDGSQGQACVDLGLLIETGKDVPKNPILAKLLFQRGCFRGNEKACFAQGRAELGQGGNADMAKRAFDMGCMRNDTLSCSAMKVLYGGTRPVFPTPDTMDLTTKCNSGSARDCGLAGLVGTATNNPMAKSQIERACMQQDPLACAIKNKKP; encoded by the coding sequence ATGAAGTCGCTCTCGAAGATCGTGCTCGCGCGTGCGCTCGTCACCTCACTCGTCGCCTCGGCCCTCGTGGGGTGTGGCACCGGCGCGGCCGGCAACGCCGTTCGCCCGAAAGAGACCACGGCGGCCGAGGGCTTGGGCGAGGGCGCGTGCCGCGAGGCCGACAGCTCCGGCGAGCCGCTCGTCGTCGACTGGAAGCCCGAGCAGCGCGGCGATCTCGAGCTCGTGATGAAAGAGAACGTGGCCGTCGTCGCGTATAGCTGCAAGGGCATCAAGCTCCTCAAAGAGTGCAAGGTCGACGGCAAATACGGCTTCCTCGGCATGAGCAAGAAGGAGCAGGTCGTGCGCCTCACGAGCGCCGACGAGGTGAAGGCGAACCTCCCGCTCGGTGGGGCCAGCATCGCCGGGAGCCTCGCGGGCGGCTCCACGCTCGACGTCGCCATGGTGATGGTCGGCAAGGTGAAGACCACGTGGGCCAAGATCTCGGCCGACGAGCTCCAGGGCGATTGCGCCGGCGCGACGCACTTCGTGAAGGGCGCCATGGTGGGCGCGTTCGTGATGGAGACGGGCACCAAGGGCGAGGTGAAGACCGCCGCGCAGATGTTCGGCGCCGGCGCGAGCGGCCAGTCGTCGAGCGAGAAGAACGTCAAAAACAAGGACGGCGACGTCGCCGATTGCTCCAAGGCCTCCCCCGACGACAAGAAGGCCCCCGGGCAGTGCCAGGCGTTCATTCGCCTCGAGCTCAAGGCCATCGCGCCCAAGGCGACCGAGGCCAAGCCCACCGAGGCCAAGCCCGAGGCGCCCAAGGCCCCCGAGGTCGCCGCGGTCGAGACCGGGTGCCCGAAGGGCCTCGTGATGACCGAGGGCAAGTGCGCCGATCCGAAGAGCGCCGCGGCCTACACGTGCAGCGGCAAGGACGTGGCCGAGTGCCAAGAGCAGTGCAAAAAAGGCAGCACGGCGAGCTGCGGCGCGGCGGGCGCGCTCGTCGCTTCGGGCACCGGCGGCGCCACGAGGGACGACGCGAAGGCCCGCGAGCTGCTCGGCAAAGGGTGCGACGGCGGCGACACGAAGAGCTGCTCGAACCTCGGCGTGATGCTCGCGCAAGGCCGCGGCGGCGCGAAGGACGCGGCGGGCGCGGCGAAGAAGCTCGAGAAGGGCTGCGCCGACGCCGACGCGCTCGCGTGCGGCACGCTCGGCATGCTCACGAAGACGGGCGAGGGCGTCTCGAAGGACGAAGCGAAGGCCGCGCAGCTCCTCTCGAAGGCTTGCGAAGGTGGGCACGACCTCGCCTGCGCGACGGCCGGAAAAATGCTGGTCGACGGCGCGGGCGCGGCCAAGGACGTGACGAAGGGCGCCGACTTCTTGAAGCGCGCGTGCGACGGCAGCCAAGGACAGGCCTGCGTCGATCTCGGCCTCCTCATCGAGACCGGCAAAGACGTGCCGAAGAACCCGATCCTCGCCAAGCTGCTCTTCCAGCGCGGCTGCTTCCGCGGGAACGAGAAGGCGTGTTTCGCGCAGGGGCGCGCCGAGCTCGGCCAAGGTGGCAACGCCGACATGGCGAAGCGCGCGTTCGACATGGGCTGCATGCGGAACGACACGCTCTCGTGCTCGGCCATGAAGGTGCTCTACGGCGGCACGCGCCCCGTGTTCCCCACGCCCGACACGATGGACCTCACGACCAAGTGCAACTCGGGCTCGGCGCGCGACTGCGGGCTCGCGGGCCTCGTCGGCACGGCCACGAACAACCCCATGGCCAAGAGCCAGATCGAGCGCGCGTGCATGCAACAAGACCCGCTCGCCTGCGCCATCAAGAACAAAAAGCCGTAA
- a CDS encoding sigma-54-dependent Fis family transcriptional regulator has translation MSAKRTGRVLVVDDEEGIRSFVAESLERDGHDVVTAADGKAALAAAREEPFDVVITDLRMPEVDGMTVVRTLRTEQPDVELVVLTAFGEVATAVEAMKLGVLDYLQKPLQSPRAVRDLVMRALDRREGLAVPSTRDTKRSVLTFGAPAMVQVTAALERVAKSNATVLLQGESGTGKEVAARLVHEWSPRKGKPFMAINCAVLTEHLLESELFGHEKGSFTGAHAQRRGRIELADGGTFFLDEVGELHPSLQAKLLRVLEERKFERLGGSQVIEVDVRWIAATHRDLRAMVRDGGFREDLYHRLAVFPVRLPPLRERREDIVPLAESLVADLARAAGRPTPKLDADLRARLVALPWPGNVRELRNALERAMILSDGDVLREAHLYVEPSATSPEAKRPDVGAGESLADVERRTIEATLAEVGGNRRAAAAKLGIGLRTLYDKLKKYGVT, from the coding sequence ATGAGCGCAAAACGTACCGGGCGGGTGCTCGTGGTGGACGACGAAGAGGGCATTCGCTCGTTCGTGGCCGAGTCGCTCGAGCGCGACGGGCACGACGTGGTCACCGCGGCCGACGGGAAGGCCGCGCTCGCCGCCGCACGCGAAGAGCCGTTCGACGTGGTCATCACGGATCTGCGTATGCCCGAGGTCGACGGCATGACGGTCGTGCGCACGCTGCGCACCGAGCAACCCGACGTCGAGCTCGTGGTGCTGACGGCGTTCGGCGAGGTGGCCACGGCCGTCGAGGCGATGAAGCTCGGCGTGCTCGACTACCTGCAAAAACCCCTGCAGAGCCCGCGCGCCGTGCGCGACCTCGTGATGCGCGCCCTCGACCGCCGCGAGGGCCTCGCCGTGCCCTCGACGCGTGACACGAAGCGCTCCGTGCTCACCTTCGGCGCGCCCGCCATGGTGCAGGTCACCGCGGCGCTCGAGCGCGTCGCCAAGAGCAACGCCACGGTGCTCCTCCAGGGCGAGAGCGGCACCGGCAAAGAGGTGGCGGCGCGGCTCGTGCACGAGTGGAGCCCGCGCAAGGGAAAGCCGTTCATGGCGATCAACTGCGCCGTGCTCACCGAGCACCTCTTGGAGAGCGAGCTCTTCGGCCACGAGAAGGGCTCGTTCACGGGCGCCCACGCGCAGCGCCGTGGCCGCATCGAGCTCGCCGACGGGGGCACCTTCTTCCTCGACGAGGTCGGGGAGCTCCACCCCTCCCTCCAGGCGAAGCTCTTGCGGGTGCTCGAGGAGCGCAAGTTCGAGCGCCTCGGCGGCTCGCAGGTCATCGAGGTCGACGTGCGCTGGATCGCGGCGACGCACCGCGATTTGCGGGCGATGGTGCGCGACGGAGGGTTCCGCGAGGACCTCTACCATAGGCTCGCCGTGTTCCCCGTTCGCCTCCCTCCGCTCCGCGAGCGCCGCGAGGACATCGTGCCGCTCGCCGAGTCGTTGGTGGCCGACCTCGCGCGTGCGGCGGGCCGGCCGACGCCGAAGCTCGACGCCGACCTCCGCGCGAGGCTCGTGGCCTTGCCTTGGCCCGGCAACGTGCGCGAGCTCCGAAATGCCCTCGAGCGCGCGATGATCCTCTCCGACGGTGACGTGCTCCGCGAGGCGCACCTCTACGTGGAGCCGAGCGCCACCTCTCCCGAGGCGAAGAGGCCAGACGTGGGTGCGGGCGAGTCTCTCGCGGACGTCGAGCGGCGCACGATCGAGGCGACGCTCGCCGAGGTGGGAGGGAATCGCCGCGCGGCTGCCGCCAAGCTGGGGATAGGCCTTCGTACCTTGTACGACAAGCTCAAGAAGTACGGCGTGACGTGA
- a CDS encoding methyltransferase domain-containing protein, which produces MDDAAARWDHHVDTYSRLFAPLTGFLGEAMVRIAEPRIRPFSHVLDVACGPGAVAVHALRRARAEALAAGAEGRRGRVVATDFSQGMVEAARRAAAASGDTALFHAEVHDGQALGFPDGSFDAVFSSFGIFLFADRVAGWREAARVLRKGGVLGTTVWRGPVENPMLSAQMAPVMAALPERLRAQPARSWIDIAEPEALVREVSASGDFVDVEVHVLRASIVLPSPVATWEAMLDNPVMGALLAACTPSELSSVRDSVVASFETRAGGLGRPFVLDASCHALVATKA; this is translated from the coding sequence ATGGATGACGCCGCCGCGCGCTGGGATCACCACGTCGACACGTACTCGCGCCTCTTCGCGCCGCTCACCGGGTTCCTCGGCGAGGCGATGGTTCGGATCGCCGAGCCTCGGATCCGCCCGTTTTCCCACGTGCTCGACGTCGCGTGTGGCCCGGGCGCCGTAGCCGTCCACGCGCTCCGTCGTGCGCGCGCAGAGGCTCTCGCTGCGGGAGCCGAAGGCAGGCGAGGTCGTGTCGTCGCGACCGACTTCTCTCAAGGCATGGTCGAGGCTGCGCGCCGGGCGGCGGCCGCATCGGGGGATACCGCGCTCTTCCACGCGGAGGTGCACGACGGCCAAGCGCTCGGGTTCCCCGATGGCTCGTTCGACGCGGTGTTCTCGTCGTTCGGCATCTTCCTCTTCGCCGACCGGGTGGCCGGCTGGCGTGAGGCGGCTCGTGTGCTTCGGAAGGGGGGCGTGCTCGGCACCACCGTGTGGCGTGGGCCTGTCGAAAACCCCATGCTTTCCGCGCAGATGGCCCCGGTCATGGCCGCGCTCCCGGAGCGCCTCCGCGCTCAGCCCGCGCGGAGCTGGATCGACATCGCCGAGCCCGAGGCGCTCGTTCGCGAGGTGTCGGCGTCGGGAGATTTCGTCGACGTCGAGGTGCACGTGCTCCGCGCGAGCATCGTGCTCCCGAGCCCCGTCGCGACGTGGGAGGCCATGCTCGACAACCCGGTGATGGGCGCGCTCCTCGCGGCGTGCACGCCGAGCGAGCTCTCCTCCGTGCGCGACTCGGTCGTCGCGAGCTTCGAGACACGAGCGGGTGGCCTGGGTCGCCCGTTCGTCCTCGACGCCTCGTGCCACGCCCTCGTCGCCACGAAGGCGTAA
- a CDS encoding Spy/CpxP family protein refolding chaperone, with protein sequence MKSFRISTSLSIFGLLVTMAGCSANTAPASGEPATASQAQAANADKARPMHHGFFGPEHLLVVALHEDIGLSDAQKTTIRTALDGARPAPPSGMEEKMKAHSAKLAAAVRAGKIDVATLAADGPGQPDQAAMTAHLEAAKKALTTLHATLTPEQRQKLVAAVESHKGPGGHGGPFGHHGGHHGGPPPEGRDGEGHGPRPEGMHGAFGLLQDLDLTDAQKEQIRTKLQANRPAPPSETDREAMKTKFEAMRAEHKARLESFTKDTFDANAFLAKPANAPEPGKGMKGMHEHMLNELAAITEVLTPAQREKLAARIEKGPEHKGPPPGAR encoded by the coding sequence ATGAAATCGTTCCGTATCTCGACCTCCCTCTCGATCTTCGGCCTCCTCGTGACCATGGCGGGTTGCAGCGCCAACACGGCCCCCGCCTCGGGTGAGCCCGCCACGGCGAGCCAGGCGCAGGCCGCGAACGCCGACAAGGCGCGACCGATGCACCACGGGTTCTTCGGCCCCGAGCACCTGCTCGTCGTCGCGCTCCACGAGGACATCGGCCTCTCCGACGCGCAGAAGACCACCATCCGCACCGCGCTCGACGGCGCTCGCCCCGCGCCTCCTTCGGGCATGGAAGAGAAGATGAAGGCCCACTCGGCCAAGCTCGCCGCCGCGGTCCGCGCGGGCAAGATCGACGTCGCCACGCTCGCGGCCGACGGCCCCGGGCAGCCCGATCAAGCGGCCATGACCGCGCACCTCGAGGCCGCCAAGAAGGCCCTCACCACGCTCCACGCCACGCTCACCCCCGAGCAGCGTCAGAAGCTCGTCGCCGCGGTCGAGAGCCACAAGGGCCCCGGCGGGCACGGCGGACCGTTCGGCCATCACGGCGGTCACCACGGCGGCCCGCCCCCCGAGGGCCGCGACGGCGAAGGCCACGGACCTCGCCCCGAGGGCATGCACGGCGCCTTCGGCCTGCTCCAAGATCTCGATCTGACGGACGCTCAGAAGGAGCAGATCCGCACGAAGCTCCAGGCGAACCGGCCCGCGCCGCCCTCCGAGACCGACCGTGAGGCGATGAAGACCAAGTTCGAGGCGATGCGCGCCGAGCACAAGGCCCGCCTCGAGTCGTTCACCAAGGACACCTTCGACGCCAACGCCTTCCTCGCGAAGCCCGCGAACGCGCCCGAGCCCGGCAAGGGCATGAAGGGCATGCACGAGCACATGCTGAACGAGCTCGCGGCCATCACCGAGGTGCTCACCCCCGCGCAGCGCGAGAAGCTCGCCGCGAGGATCGAGAAGGGGCCCGAGCACAAAGGTCCGCCCCCCGGCGCGCGCTGA
- a CDS encoding HAMP domain-containing histidine kinase, producing MSPSKPVAKMRGASQPASWTARGSLPMALLAALALVATVFVAHRTLTEASDVVVRGEADSLVGLVLADLAESQAPPTANELGHELSEHAAKGLRYVAILERDGKPLVEVGEARLAGRPSTPGAPILSDERARVVVPMMPRHRPRGVRHLPDGSRQFPDGSRMLPDGTRVLPDGTRVPFDPAHPEGARPPGLERPPFFPTLLAIEIEPPVLARLRSGLTRIAVTASVAGAVLVAFALAFSRSARRLAEVEAQASREQRLVALGTMSSVMAHELRNPLASLKGHAQLLAEDLDDTKQRAKAERVVSEAERIEELTTSLLDFVRDGPVDVEAIAPTELVERALRDLPRERLEVDLARAPETVRLDATRVARALHNLVQNALQASEAPARVELTLAAEAGDLVVRVRDRGEGLAPGSEAQIFEPFITTRVRGVGLGLPVARRIAEQHGGSLTGHNHPDGGAEFVMRLAGTMETA from the coding sequence ATGAGCCCGTCGAAACCGGTCGCCAAGATGCGTGGAGCTTCGCAGCCGGCCTCGTGGACGGCGCGCGGCAGCTTGCCGATGGCGCTCCTCGCGGCGCTCGCGCTCGTGGCGACGGTGTTCGTCGCGCACCGCACCCTCACCGAGGCCTCGGACGTGGTCGTGCGCGGCGAGGCCGACTCGCTCGTGGGCCTCGTCTTGGCCGATCTCGCCGAATCGCAGGCTCCACCCACGGCGAACGAGCTCGGGCACGAGCTGTCCGAGCACGCCGCGAAGGGGCTCCGCTACGTGGCGATCCTCGAGCGGGACGGAAAGCCCCTCGTCGAGGTCGGAGAGGCTCGGCTCGCGGGGAGGCCGAGCACCCCGGGCGCCCCCATTCTGTCGGACGAGCGCGCGCGCGTCGTCGTGCCCATGATGCCGCGCCATAGGCCCCGCGGCGTGCGCCACCTGCCCGACGGGTCCCGTCAATTTCCCGATGGATCTCGCATGCTTCCAGACGGTACACGCGTCCTTCCGGACGGCACGCGGGTGCCCTTCGATCCGGCTCACCCCGAGGGCGCGAGGCCGCCCGGGCTCGAGCGGCCGCCGTTCTTCCCCACGCTGCTCGCGATCGAGATCGAGCCGCCGGTGCTCGCGCGTCTCCGGAGCGGGCTCACGCGCATCGCCGTGACGGCCAGCGTCGCCGGGGCCGTGCTCGTCGCGTTTGCGCTCGCGTTCTCGAGGAGCGCGCGTCGGCTCGCCGAGGTCGAGGCGCAGGCGTCGCGTGAGCAGCGCCTCGTCGCGCTCGGCACGATGTCGTCGGTCATGGCGCACGAGCTCCGCAACCCGCTCGCGTCGCTCAAGGGCCATGCGCAGCTCCTGGCGGAGGACCTCGACGACACGAAGCAGCGGGCCAAGGCCGAGCGCGTGGTGTCGGAGGCCGAGCGAATCGAAGAGCTTACGACGAGCCTGCTCGACTTCGTCCGCGACGGGCCCGTCGACGTGGAGGCGATCGCGCCGACCGAGCTCGTCGAGCGAGCCCTCCGGGATTTGCCCCGTGAGCGGCTCGAGGTCGACCTCGCGCGCGCGCCCGAGACCGTTCGGCTCGACGCGACACGCGTGGCCCGCGCGCTGCACAACCTGGTGCAAAACGCCCTACAAGCGAGCGAAGCGCCGGCCCGCGTCGAGCTCACGCTCGCGGCCGAGGCGGGCGATCTCGTCGTGCGCGTGCGTGACCGTGGCGAGGGGCTCGCGCCGGGCTCGGAGGCGCAAATCTTCGAGCCGTTCATCACCACGCGGGTGCGGGGGGTGGGGCTCGGGCTGCCCGTCGCGCGCCGCATCGCCGAGCAACACGGCGGCTCGCTCACGGGGCACAATCACCCCGACGGTGGAGCCGAGTTCGTGATGCGGCTCGCAGGCACCATGGAGACGGCATGA